caaaacaaaaccaaaaagtggttggggggggggggtatgctcATGTAGAAAATGACCTGACAATAATTCCCAGATCGTCATAacttgatttcattttaaagtGCAATACAATTTTGTTCCAAATAAAGGTGACTtaaaagttttgtgccttttataaaaaaaaaaaatcattgggatcagatatatatattttttttcataagaaaTCTGGCCTTACTTTTAATTATGTTACGACTTTGCTGGTCTGGGCCCCCCCTTGACATCAAATTAGGCTGTAAAGCCCCGCTGAATCACaatgtgtttgacacccctgacatattatatactgtatatttacacTGTTAAGAGGTTCtcttgtaccccccccccacgcccccgtcCCCGCAATGGCACTTCTCACACACTGGTGGGTACATTCATCGATGTGGAGGTGGAGACAAAATCCCGTTGTGGAGCGTTCGTCCCCCCGGCGTCCCTTGCGGTCACTTGTCTCAAGAGTCGAATGTGCCAGGCCCGTCGAGGCGGCGGTTTCTCTGACACAAGCTGCCCAGAAAAAGCAGGAAGATGcgcgagggaggggagggggttttcttttttgctgtcgttttgttttgcagGGGGGGATCTTTGAATGTGCCAGACAAAAAaaggggagtgtgtgtgtgtgtgtgtgtgttgcattaaAAGTCGAGCGCACTCGAAAAAGGAGGTTGTGCAAAAGGATAGTGAAGTGGGCTTGAGAGTTGGGGgcggaaagggggtggggggggctcacACCAGGTTGTACTCTTTGAGATTGAGCTGTAGGATGGTGTCCTTGACGGCGGCAAACACAAAGCGGATGTTCTCCGTGTCCGTGGCGCACGTGAAGTGGGAGTAGATGATCTTGTCGCTGTCGGGGTTTAAGTCCACAAACATCTTGAGGATGAACTCCCGCGCCGCCTGCGCGTCCCTCTGCGGGCCTGGAGGAGGGCACGCAAGGACAGTCGGGCTGAACGGTTTTGAAAAGGAATATTTTCATGGATTCTTCTTgacaaccatttaaaaaaaaaatctctattaCAATACACAATATCCGATTTATTATATGTGaacgaggcggcccggtagtccagttgttACTGTATTTACTGAAATACTCACCTATCTGTGGTTTTGGTGCTCTTTCTGAAGAGCCCCAAAGATGCTGCAAAAAGCCTCTTTGTACATCGGTGAGGactttagcctgggttgtaaGTGGAAAAGTCGATGCCGCATGTGCATGTACCTTGCACAGTTTtggtgaattgaaaaaaaaaaatcaaatttacatttcaggcggcccggtagcccagtgtttagcacgtgggcttcacagtgcagaggtaccgggttcgattccagctccggcctccctgtgtggagtttgcatgttctccccgggcctgcgtgggttttctccgggtgctccggtttcctcccacattccaaaaatatgcgtggcaggctgattgtggttagcacgttggcttcacagtgcagaggtaccgggttcgattccagctccggcctctctgtgtggagtttgcatgttctccccgggcctgcgtgggttttctccgggtgctccggtttcctcccacattccaaaaacatgcgtggcaggctgattgaacacactaaattgtccctaggtgtgagtgtgagtgcgaatggttgttcgattctgtgtgccctgcgattggctggcaaccgattcagggtgtcccccgcctactgcccgaagacagctggaataggctccagcaccccccgcgaccctagtgaggatcaagcggtacggatgaatgaatgaatatacgtGAACGTTTTGGTTTTCCAGGTGAGGCTTTCTGGTAAAATATCAGCAAATGAAGCAATAAAAGTGAACTCATCAAACACCGCGACCACTTCTGCTTTTGGCCGCATCGTTTACGGCGGATATtctttgtggatttttacaACAAAGCGGTTGTTCATCGACCATCGCACGTCCTCATTTGAAAATTCCATATCAGGAGACGTTCGTAACTCGAGGTACCGGCGTATTGACTAGGCCAGTTTTGTCGAATTCCCAACCTTACCGTCAAACTCCGGGAAGTAGTCCACCAAGTGCGAGTAGGAGATCTTCTCCTCTAACAGGTCCTTCTTGTTCAGGAAGAGGATGACCGAGGAATTTTGGAACCACGGGTAGGTAATGATCGTCCTGAACAGAGCTTTACTCTCTTCCATACGGTtctgacgggaaaaaaaaaaaaaaagttgttgtcgTTTACGATCAACCACTGTGTTGTCTAAATGTGAAGGAACACGAGTTTCGGGAAGCGCTGACCTCGTTGTCGGACTCCACCAGGACCTGGTCGTACTCGCTCAGCGCCACCAGGAACATGATGGAAGTGACGTTCTCAAAGCAGTGGATCCACTTCCTCCTTTCTGACCGCTGACCACCCACGTCCACCATCCTACGGGATGGGCGCGAGGGGCATGCAAGTGAGTTGTCacgagggtaaaaaaaaaaataataataatgataacaataataataaaataaaaacatgcatgctcaaTTGGGGTGTGACGGTACGTGAAATTCACGTTCGGATATTTTTGGTAACTTTGAGCGCGCGTTGGGGGGTACAGGGGTCCCCACGTCGCAATATctgggcataaaaaaaaaaagtaacggtACAAGGAATGTATGATTTAATTGAAGCAAATTTACCAACCAacagagaattttaaaaaattgacttgGTTTATTACAACACGTCGACGAGTgtaagaaatgactcggcaacGGAGAGCTCGAAGACGAACTTTCAGCACCGGTTGCACTCgtgcggccatttttttttcctttggcgcACTCGTACAAAAGTTACAGCGGGGTGCGCCTAAATTTTCCACTGCATCGCATTCAAAACCGCAGTTTCAttggtttacttttttttttttaacaaatctgTGTGCGAAATGACTAACTGACAATGTGGTCATCATAAAGTTCTTGATTTGGAGAACCGTTTCGTAAGAGAGGCAAAAGTGTCCGTGCGGGTTTGGACTTTTGGAATAAATCGAGCCTTAAATGAACATTCAAGAAGTTGTTCTGAGCAAGTTATTTTCCGTCTATATTTGATCACTCACCCAGACCtgtcccaaaaatatattttccagaAAGATTCATTTGCCCAAATTATATGATGATGagtatcagttttttttttcaaatttgttaaGATTATTTCACAGCCTGAATTGACATAAACTACGACGCTTGGAACACCCAAACGGAAAATTTTGATTCGAACGAGCCTTTTTccgatttgcatttttgttcctTTACCCCAATCCGTGACCTGAAAACTAAGGTGCCGAACCGAACCGTGATTTTTTGACCACGTACCGTTACACCTCAAATGTTCACCGATGGGTGACTGAAATGAAGTATCCCGGAGAACTTCGACTTCAAGAAGatatttgtttgatttcagCAGGGGTTTGAATCCATCCAATCAGACGGGTGTTTTGCGGGTGCCGCGCGGGAAAAGCCGCTTGCCAGACAAAGTGCGTTTTGTTCACCCTTGACAAAACCTTACGAACACACGGTTGGATTCAAGCCCTTTCGCAGCAGAGTGAGCAGAGATCTCGAGAGAGTTGCGCGCCATGTGAGCGAGCGAGTCATGCATGCCGCCACCAAAGCATCGCGCTATACGTTTAAAATGGATGCCGCTCATTTGGGTGAAGATTTCCCTGCAAGGCATCCATTTGGTTACCCGCTTCTTGCAAAATGTCAACGTCCACAGTGACACATACGCGCGCTTTCCTTGAAAGGTGAgcgtaagttttttttttcctcccatcgAGGTGACTAAACACGCCATGTGGAGAACCCTCTTGAAAAGAGAGAAGGAAAATTGGGTCAAGGGCAGAAAACGATGAGAAAACTAATGTTGAGAGCAAGCAAAGTGAGCTCGTCaagaaaaaatttttttttgaatgttatATGCACTATTTGCGATTTCGCTAGTCATCTTAACCCGAGTCTGCGTCTTTGGTCCTTGCAGTGATCACACAGTGATCGACTTGCTAGCCGACGCAGAGCGCTAGTTTCCCATTTGAACAACGTAGCGCTCTACCGTTTGTCTTGACTGATCCCAGTTGGTTAAGTTTGAACCCTGTGATCAAGCGGGTCTGGTTTCGGGTTGTTTGGTGCGCACCGAGGCCCGGGTGATAGCGTTGACGTTGCGCCAAACATGCTATCGTCCAGCTTGTTTGGTGCCTTCCAGGCTTCGGGTGACAGCAGTCACACTTAAGCAAGTGAATGCGCCGATATTTTGGATCAAACTAAATTTGAGTGTGATTTTGTACCTTttgtaaaggggggggggggttgtggtggGGGGTGTACTTTTAAATCCCTCGTCTGCGGCAGAGCCATTCAAGAACAGCTCTGTGATTTCAAAGACTGATTAATTGATGCGCCTCATCCTCGAGAGGTTTCAGCTTTCCAGAGCTGTTCCCCTTGTTGAGGTCACCTGTCAATCTTTAGGGAGTTTCGAGTCCCAGTTTCATTAAGTCTTCATTTGAAAAGTCGTTCACGTGAATCCTTCGCACCCATTTCGCGCCCTTGTCAAGCGGCAGCCGACCGAGCGACTAATTATGCAAACAGATGCGCAGGTGCGAGCCCGGAGACGGGGCCGGAAGCTGCGTATCTGCGCGGGTCGACGACGCAAGGCCGCCCCCTGGTGTTGGCCCAGTCCACTGCGGTCCGCTGAGACCCGGGGCCATTATAGGCCCTGCAGGACCCAACCGGCCCGAAAATAGCGCGTCCCTCCAAATCGGAGAGGACGACCTGGTTTCTTATGCCAGCCATAAAGGAAAAGAGGCGACGAGGAGGCGACCCAGTTACGACGATCGGGCGCCGGAATGTAGAACTTTGTGTTCGCTTTCGGATATTGTTCAGTCGTAAGAGAGTAGAGGATAAGAGAGTAGGGGAGGGGAGGAGTTATATGAAGTTATGGTTTATTGGGGGGAAACGagattaaaaaggaaaatcaaaCCACGTGAGCCTGCCGAGGCATCTTTTCTACCTGAAAATGATGCTCTGCAAGTCGAAGGGGTACTCTATGATGCCCGTGGTGGGAATGCGCACCCTGAGCACATCCTGCTGAGTGGGAAGATAGCTGGGATCTGCAATGCGATCCAGATCGGAAAGATAGCTACAAGGCAAGCCCGGGCACAGAagaaaaacagacagacagacagacagacacacatacacaaaagaaAGACAGGAAACAGTTACATAAAGCGTGACAGGCAATTAGAGCGACCCGCTGCCAAGTGTGGAAGTGTgcctagagaaaaaaaaagaaaaagggcaaCACTCACATAaaaacgtgtgcgtgtgtgtgtggggggggggagggggttagtGTCACTGCTCCACCAAGACTGTTTCCATGATACGTTTCAAAGACATGAACTTTGATAGGGGTACACAAATCCCGACAATCGAGccaaatttgaacattttccCTCCCGTGGGATCGAATTCGGCAAAGACGCGTTTGTCCAATGTCTAAGAAAGTTCATCTAAGTGATTATCGTGCGGTGTATAAGAGTGATTATCCTGAGGTGTGGGGAATTTGAGGCGAGTTTGAAATATCCTGAGCAATTCTATCCTGTGGACTAGAGTGCAATGTGCTAAGCTTAGCTATGAAAAAAAGGTGACCTGAGCAATTGTcctatggtgtgtgtgtggggtgttaCGAATAATTTTGGTTtgcgtttgaatttttttttttttttatcagatcCTGTGTGATCACATTTTCCTGTATGGCGGAAACCACAGCCGATCGGGAAGCTCGCGACTGATTGCGGTTGTAGAACGCGTGGCACATGTCAGTCATGAGCATTGAGCTAACCGTTAGCCTAGCTTCTCCTACGACTGCTAATTTCTGGGGTGATCAAAACATTGACGACATCCTTGAAAAACAGTTAGAACACCTGCCCCGTCattcaaaaaaacaagaacaaaagaaaacaacaaaaacgatgTGTGTACCCCACTTTAGTTGACCATCTTTCAGCTCTCATCTTTGAAACTTTCGGAATTCTGTTGCTGGCAGTGATGGTGGcgtcaatgacaaaaaattaaGAGGAAAGTCCCCACTTGGAAGCTGATAAAGAAGGTTTGGacaactcaagtcaagtcaagaacgGCAGGAGGATTCTTTGACTTTGACGCGGTTGCAAGCCCCCTTCATCACATATGAGGTGGTTGCCCATCTCAAGCGAGTGCGCAGCCTTCAGTTTCGGTCCTGGGGGGGCCAGAACCTCAACAACAACTAAACGCAAATCACTCATGTCTGGTCGAGCTAAACAACTTTTGGCCCTCTGGCTGTTTTCAGGGCAGGCTTGTGCCATGTAACccacccagcccccccccccccacccccacccccctccctgccTGCACAATTGTGGCCATGACAATGTTTAGCTTCCATCCATGAGTGGATTTGCGCCAGAGTGGCGATTACGCTGCAGGCCTGGTATCAACGTCAGGGGTACCTGAAGATGACATTCTCCAGATCAAAGGGGTACTCTATAATGCCCGTGGTGGGAACACGGACCCTGAGCACGTCCTGCTGGGTGGGGACGTAGCCGCCGGCAGTCACGCGATCTAAATCGCTAAGGTAACTGGAGATATACATGTGGATATACATAATGGCAAACACGAATGGCATGACACAATCAATCTTCTCGTTCTTGTTGCCCAGCGATTCCCAACCGGTGGGCGATGAAACATTCGTAGATGTGCTCTGGGAAATGACCCACTTTCACGGAAAATGATTTCTTGACTATAAATGTGTCTTTGAGATTGTCATTTCTCTGCCAGAGACATTCAGTGGCAGAACGAATGACCTACGTCGCCGCCTGTTGTCACATGTACGACGATTTCAAGTGGAGAGAGCAAATTAGCGAGTAAATTGAGAAAAAGCTCAAGCGGTCAATTTTTGTGTGCGGGTGCTGTGCTGCGAGATTTTGATCCCGTCAAACGTGCGCCGGGGTtcgataaaggttgggaaacactgctttGTACGAGCTGCATGCCAGCGGATAGAAAATGTGTAATACATCACGTCGACCGCCAGGGGGCACTAAAAAGTGCATCCAGGCTTGGATGTGGCTATTGAAAGAGAAAACGAGCTAAAACGTCAACAAGATAATAGCGAAAACAGTCAATCATAATAAACAGCAGTCGTATTTCCTTAAACACAGAAATGTCCCacatattcacttttttttttaaacctctccCCTCTGTCGCTTCTGCCGCCGTATTTGCTATCTTACTGTTGAAATttaacgaagaaaaaaaacatttgtacaaatagtCGACGGTAACAAAAGACCTCATCGCCTGTACgttcacacacatgcaaacaaaatgTCTTCCCCCCCGCTGTTTACACCAAAACAACCAGCCAGCTGTGGGTCAACCTACTATTTCGTGGAATCGGACAGCTGGTACTCTCGGCGGCGATCGTAGGCCTCCTGGATCCCCGGGTCGGACCACAAGCATTTGATTGCTGCGATGTAGGGCTGGTCGAAGCCGTTGATCTTTTCAATGTCCACTTCTTTCACCAGCATGGCGTTCGACTACATAGACCGGGGGGAGAGAGATTGGTTGCATTGACCACATCAAAGGAAATGGATATTTCGCCGACGACGTTTTCTCCCGTTGCCGGGATTTGGGCGTCACGTTTCTTAcccgattctgttcatatttATAAGGGATCTTTAGGTTCTCCGTGGCCCGGATCATGGCCTGCATGGAGGTGAAGATGTTTTGGTAAACCAGTCGGATGAAGCCTCTCTTGTCTTCGTCGGAGTAACCGGCGCCGTGGATGATCCTCATTTGCTTGATGAAAGTGCTCTTGCCGCTTTCTCCCGTGCCTGGTACGGACGGACGCAAAGCAGGATGTATTTCATGGCGTCAAGTCCAAGTGGTCAAAGACAACATAGAGACCAAAAAGCCTCGTCAGGAATTTTCCTCCGTGTTTGAATATTTGACACTTAGGCCGTATGCTCTGACTTTAAAATTTGATGTCGAACCCTtactatattcattcattcattcattcatcttccataccacttgatcctcactagggtcgcggggggtgctggagcctatcccagccgtcttcgggcagtaggcgggggacaccctgaatcggttgccagccaatcgcagggcacacagagacaaacaaccatccacgcccacactcacacctagggacaatttagagcgttcaatcatcctgccatgcatgcattttggaatgtgggaggaaaccggagcacccggagaaaacccacgcaggcccggggagaacatgcaaactccacacagggaggccggagctggaatcgaacccggtacctctgcactgtgaagccgacgtgctaaccactggactaccgggccgcctcccttACTATATATGCGCCATAATTCACGGCGATTTATTTTGTCGACAAGTCCTCATGTCCACTGCTGTCACAAGAGAGTGTGACACCAGACCCTGGCGTCGCGTCGATCGTGTAATTGTAAAAAGATTCATTAGTGACAGCCCTATTGACAATCAATTTAGGGTCAGACCGATTAATTGGGCGGCCATTTGTGGCCCTTCAAACATCGGTCAAAATAATCGACCGAATGGCGGCAGAATGGAAATGTTTAGTGTGTCATTACTTagatgtgcctgtgtgtgtgcgtgtatatatcaGAAAATGTATTGATCAGGTCATTCTGTGGACCTGTCAGACAAAACACAGCAAatcttaattttttaaattgaccaTAGAATTGACCTGCATGTCACTGTtttacacacaacataaaatcactatgtttagaaaataataataatactgataaaatgaaaacatagtGCAACAGAAACCAAATATTAAAGTACGAAATATAATGCACATTCAACTACtggcaacacaaacacaaactgtaTGACAAGCCAAAAATCGGCATCGGTGTCGAAATATCCACACCGGTTTGGCCCTAcaatcaattattcattcattcattcatcttccgagccgcttgatcctcactagggtcgcggggggtgctggagcctatcccagccgtcttcgggcagtaggcggggcacaccctgaatcggttgccagccaatcgcagggcacacagaatcgaacaaccatttgcaaccacactcacaccaagggacaatttagagcgtccaatcagcctgccacgcatgtttttggaatgtgggaggaaaccggagcacccggagaaaacccacgcagacccggggagaacatgcaaactccacacagggaggccggagctggaatcgaacacggtacctctgcactgtgaagccgacgtgctaaccactggactaccgggctgccctacaATCAATTATTCAACCtcaatcaaaaaatatatatatataaatatatttttggaatttgcCATTTGGTACAACATCAGCTGAATCGTAATGTTACAAAATGTCTCTTTCAAGCTTCCGAATTGGTTGATTTAATTGGTTGCAAGCACTCACAACTGACTCAttcgctttttttttggctgcttGAAAAGTGAGTGCACTCGAATGCTTTCTAAGGAGGATGCGCTAATTTAATGACGTTAATTAATCTGGCCTGCATTTCAACTTCGAGGCTGAACTGCCCGCGCCGACAGGTGACAGCGGGGGACCTTTAGCATTCCTTTAGCACCCCTCATCGTAAGCCAGATGGAGGATAGGAAGATGGCAACAAGAGTAAAAGGTTCATTTTTCAACAGAATACAGCAAACCGGAGCAtctgggttcttttttttgggaggggggggggggcaggacatCCTCCAGCCATGATGACATTAACGAGTGAATCAAAGAGTGCTCCAGCAGATGCATAATATCtgcaaaaaaacacactcatCTCAGCACCACCTACATTCAAGGTTTTTGAAAAGCAGCCATATttctgttaccatggcaacccttcttactgccccccccccacccaccctcccgCCATTGccatttgtctttcttttctgatcgaCCCCTTTACTTTCCTCTCTTTCATAGCAGACAGTAAATATGACGGCGAAGAGCCTCAAGCTCACTCGGTGCTCTCCGGCTCAATTTGCGGAGGGGGCCAACTTTGGGCTCTACAGAAAAAGGCCAGTTCACTAAATGAAAATTCATGActcgacgggggggggggggggggggggggggtttgactgTAGCGTTTCAATGCACTTTGAAATGGAATCCgggtttttttatcttttttttttttttttagaaaacttgcacatttttaaaatacattttcagacaCAAACACCGCACAGTAAACAGCCTTCACGATTTATGGAGCCGCTCAGACCGGTAAGACAAAGTGGGGACGAGGGTTCTTGTCCTGGCGGTGAATGAAGGATGCTTCCAGTCTGATTTACTTCACGTGACAACCTCCCTCTCACCCCCCCATCTTCCCACCCCACATCACAAGATCTCGCTGCACTGTCCCTCTTTCACCAGCCGACACACTAGTAGCCTCTGTCTCCCAGATCCACGCCGATATATGCCTCAACAATTTTGAATATTTACGTTTTTAgtgtgaaagagaaaaaaaaatagatcactttatttcttcttttttttaaaacatacgtACAGAGACAAATGCTGTTTTTGAGCTGTTCTGGGATCTTGCTCTGATGCTTGCTACGCTAAGCTAAGCTCTACACTTTCCACATCCTtttgaaatcccccccccccaccaccaccaaaaaaaactttgttttcaCTGAACCCATCGTAATACGGTTAGCGTATCATGATTAAGctaactgggggggggggagaatttttttttttttagatgcatCGCACAGCCCTCATACAGATTCCGAGGAAAATGAACCGGGGGCTACAAGGACGATTCCATTTGTTGCCTTCGCAACCCAGGCGAAAAATAATTAACGAGACCTCTGTTAACATATAAAACGTATGTGGTCCACCTCCCTGCATGGAGATACTTTATGCATCAGTGGCGAtattttaaaatagaaaaaaaaaaaaaatcaatgttcaGTCAGGTTGATTTAACTGTGGCGGTTAAAATCGTGATTACGTCAAAGGTTGCGGGGCCCTATCTTGGCCATACCGATTTTATCGTAGGCCGTAGTTGATTTCCCAACTGTTGGGTTGCGACCCCGACACTGCGGTCCCGACATTCTGAATGgaagcggtaaaaaaaaaaaaaaaaagatcaagagACTCCGGTGGAAACGGCACTGAAAGGCGAAGCGTGGCAGCTGGTGGTCGTGAGCTAAGCATGAATACGTCGTCGCCCCGA
This sequence is a window from Hippocampus zosterae strain Florida chromosome 14, ASM2543408v3, whole genome shotgun sequence. Protein-coding genes within it:
- the LOC127614697 gene encoding guanine nucleotide-binding protein G(q) subunit alpha-like isoform X1; translated protein: MTLESMMACCLSEEAKESKRINAEIDKQLRRDKRDSRRELKLLLLGTGESGKSTFIKQMRIIHGAGYSDEDKRGFIRLVYQNIFTSMQAMIRATENLKIPYKYEQNRSNAMLVKEVDIEKINGFDQPYIAAIKCLWSDPGIQEAYDRRREYQLSDSTKYYLSDLDRIADPSYLPTQQDVLRVRIPTTGIIEYPFDLQSIIFRMVDVGGQRSERRKWIHCFENVTSIMFLVALSEYDQVLVESDNENRMEESKALFRTIITYPWFQNSSVILFLNKKDLLEEKISYSHLVDYFPEFDGPQRDAQAAREFILKMFVDLNPDSDKIIYSHFTCATDTENIRFVFAAVKDTILQLNLKEYNLV
- the LOC127614697 gene encoding guanine nucleotide-binding protein subunit alpha-11-like isoform X2, with product MTLESMMACCLSEEAKESKRINAEIDKQLRRDKRDSRRELKLLLLGTGESGKSTFIKQMRIIHGAGYSDEDKRGFIRLVYQNIFTSMQAMIRATENLKIPYKYEQNRSNAMLVKEVDIEKINGFDQPYIAAIKCLWSDPGIQEAYDRRREYQLSDSTKYYLSDLDRVTAGGYVPTQQDVLRVRVPTTGIIEYPFDLENVIFRMVDVGGQRSERRKWIHCFENVTSIMFLVALSEYDQVLVESDNENRMEESKALFRTIITYPWFQNSSVILFLNKKDLLEEKISYSHLVDYFPEFDGPQRDAQAAREFILKMFVDLNPDSDKIIYSHFTCATDTENIRFVFAAVKDTILQLNLKEYNLV